A genome region from Streptomyces antimycoticus includes the following:
- the rplC gene encoding 50S ribosomal protein L3 produces the protein MAKQIKGVLGEKLGMTQVWDENNRVVPVTVVKAGPCVVTQVRTDDADGYSAVQIAFGEIDPRKVNRPLKGHFAKADVTPRRHLVELRTTDAGEYTLGQEVTAEVFESGVKVDVTGTSKGKGTAGVMKRHGFGGLGAGHGTQRKHRSPGSIGGCATPGRVFKGLRMAGRMGNERVTTQNLTVHAVDAEKGLLLIKGAVPGPNGGLVLVRTAAKGA, from the coding sequence ATGGCTAAGCAGATCAAGGGCGTCCTGGGCGAGAAGCTCGGCATGACGCAGGTGTGGGACGAGAACAACCGTGTCGTCCCGGTCACCGTCGTCAAGGCCGGTCCCTGCGTCGTGACCCAGGTCCGTACCGATGACGCGGACGGCTACAGCGCCGTCCAGATCGCCTTCGGCGAGATCGACCCGCGCAAGGTGAACAGGCCCCTCAAGGGCCACTTCGCCAAGGCCGATGTGACCCCGCGCCGCCACCTGGTGGAGCTGCGTACCACCGACGCCGGTGAGTACACGCTCGGCCAGGAAGTCACGGCCGAGGTGTTCGAGTCCGGTGTCAAGGTCGACGTGACCGGCACCAGCAAGGGCAAGGGCACCGCCGGTGTCATGAAGCGCCACGGCTTCGGCGGCCTCGGCGCCGGCCACGGCACCCAGCGCAAGCACCGCTCGCCGGGCTCCATCGGTGGCTGCGCCACCCCGGGCCGCGTGTTCAAGGGCCTGCGCATGGCCGGCCGCATGGGCAATGAGCGGGTCACCACCCAGAACCTGACCGTCCACGCCGTTGACGCGGAGAAGGGTCTGCTCCTGATCAAGGGAGCGGTTCCTGGTCCGAACGGCGGCCTCGTCCTGGTCCGTACCGCGGCCAAGGGGGCCTGA
- the rpsJ gene encoding 30S ribosomal protein S10, whose translation MAGQKIRIRLKAYDHEVIDSSAKKIVETVTRTGASVAGPVPLPTEKNVYCVIKSPHKYKDSREHFEMRTHKRLIDILDPTPKTVDSLMRLDLPAGVDIEIKL comes from the coding sequence ATGGCGGGACAGAAGATCCGCATCCGGCTCAAGGCCTACGACCACGAGGTCATCGACTCCTCGGCGAAGAAGATCGTCGAGACGGTGACCCGCACTGGTGCGTCGGTCGCGGGCCCGGTGCCGCTGCCCACAGAGAAGAACGTGTACTGCGTCATCAAGTCGCCGCACAAGTACAAGGACTCGCGCGAGCACTTCGAGATGCGTACGCACAAGCGCCTCATCGACATCCTCGACCCCACGCCGAAGACCGTCGACTCGCTGATGCGTCTCGACCTGCCGGCCGGCGTCGACATCGAGATCAAGCTCTGA